A window from Enterocloster bolteae encodes these proteins:
- a CDS encoding cysteine-rich VLP domain-containing protein encodes MNGNIPRMDYRQYRAARRLVHECCNYDSGNCLLLEDGEPCVCVQSISYSLLCRWFTAAVLPLDEALEAALLRRGSRKRCAVCGAFFFPKSNRGKYCPDCAGRMKRINAAKRKRKQREKCHALGHFKPA; translated from the coding sequence ATGAACGGTAATATCCCCCGCATGGACTACCGCCAGTACCGGGCAGCCCGCCGCCTTGTGCATGAGTGCTGCAACTATGACAGCGGGAACTGCCTGCTGTTGGAGGACGGCGAGCCTTGCGTGTGTGTACAGAGTATCAGCTATTCGCTGCTCTGCCGCTGGTTTACCGCCGCTGTCCTGCCCCTTGATGAAGCACTGGAAGCCGCCCTCTTGCGCCGGGGAAGCCGGAAACGCTGCGCTGTCTGCGGGGCGTTCTTCTTCCCAAAATCCAACCGGGGGAAATACTGCCCGGACTGCGCCGGACGCATGAAGCGGATAAACGCCGCCAAACGGAAGCGGAAACAAAGGGAGAAATGTCACGCTTTAGGGCATTTCAAACCCGCATAA
- a CDS encoding DNA primase family protein codes for MKNKTQLDGMPVWFDGKSINEALFCEEFLQTHKIIFTNGAFFTPEGRVTDELPLRGEIFEELKCCAVSNIPRKISNIVELMKLAALVEDFPPEPDRIHLSNGTLFLDGTFAKGKPKIVRNRFPVSYKPNAPKPVLWLQFLDGLLYPEDIPTLQEYIGYCLIPSNKGQRMMVIKGSGGEGKSQIGAVLGTLFGFNMKDGSIGKISENRFARADLEHILLCVDDDMRMEALRQTNYVKSIVTAQGKMDLERKGKQSYQGWMCARLLAFSNGDLQALFDRSDGFYRRQLVLTTKEKPAGRVDDPDLAEKMKAEVEGILLWAFEGLQRLAANNFKFTESQRTKDNREAVKRDNNNVYDFLDSDGYVRRKADLSASSKELYEAYQIYCTENNLPALKPRSFSEALIACQSRYNLEYCNNVTNAAGRRVRGFLGIEVLVRNHISVFSGDSMRTYVPEDVPEEWRR; via the coding sequence ATGAAAAACAAAACGCAGCTTGACGGGATGCCCGTCTGGTTCGATGGCAAAAGCATCAACGAAGCCCTGTTTTGTGAGGAGTTCTTGCAGACGCACAAGATCATCTTCACAAACGGGGCTTTTTTCACGCCCGAAGGCCGTGTGACAGACGAACTACCCCTGCGGGGAGAAATTTTTGAGGAGCTGAAATGCTGTGCGGTCAGCAACATTCCCCGCAAAATCAGCAACATTGTGGAGCTGATGAAGCTGGCCGCACTGGTGGAGGATTTTCCCCCGGAGCCGGATCGGATTCATCTTTCCAACGGCACGCTTTTTCTGGACGGAACTTTTGCGAAAGGAAAGCCGAAAATCGTCCGCAACCGTTTCCCCGTGTCCTACAAGCCCAACGCCCCAAAACCTGTTCTCTGGCTGCAATTTCTGGATGGTCTGCTCTACCCGGAGGACATCCCCACCTTGCAGGAATATATCGGCTACTGCCTGATTCCCAGCAACAAGGGGCAGCGGATGATGGTCATTAAGGGCAGCGGCGGCGAAGGAAAGTCGCAGATCGGCGCTGTGCTGGGAACTTTGTTCGGTTTCAACATGAAGGATGGCAGCATCGGGAAAATATCCGAGAACCGGTTTGCCCGTGCCGATTTGGAACATATCCTCCTGTGCGTGGATGACGATATGCGAATGGAGGCCCTGCGCCAGACCAACTATGTGAAATCCATCGTCACTGCCCAGGGCAAGATGGATTTGGAGCGCAAGGGCAAGCAGAGCTATCAGGGATGGATGTGCGCCCGGCTGCTGGCCTTCTCCAACGGAGATTTGCAGGCGCTGTTTGACCGGAGCGACGGATTTTATCGCCGCCAGCTGGTGCTAACCACGAAAGAAAAACCGGCTGGCCGTGTGGATGATCCTGACCTTGCCGAGAAGATGAAAGCCGAGGTGGAGGGTATTCTGCTGTGGGCTTTTGAGGGATTGCAGCGGCTGGCCGCAAACAACTTCAAGTTCACCGAGAGCCAGCGCACCAAAGACAACCGGGAAGCAGTCAAACGGGACAACAACAATGTCTATGATTTTCTGGATTCTGACGGGTATGTTCGCCGGAAAGCCGATCTATCTGCCAGCTCCAAAGAACTGTACGAGGCATACCAGATTTACTGCACCGAAAACAACCTGCCTGCCCTGAAGCCACGCAGCTTCAGCGAAGCCCTGATCGCCTGCCAGAGCCGCTACAATCTGGAATACTGCAACAATGTGACCAACGCAGCCGGACGGCGGGTGCGTGGATTTCTGGGGATTGAGGTACTGGTGAGAAATCATATATCAGTGTTTTCCGGTGATTCGATGCGTACGTACGTACCGGAAGATGTGCCGGAGGAATGGCGGCGCTGA
- a CDS encoding transposon-encoded TnpW family protein, translating into MTDTQRNKRPARRPDCVTETRIGNTILVVSGFFKEGATDTAADKMMKVLEAEAAAGYLTCDKPD; encoded by the coding sequence ATGACCGACACCCAGAGAAACAAACGCCCTGCCCGCCGCCCGGACTGCGTGACCGAAACGAGGATAGGCAACACAATCCTTGTGGTGTCTGGCTTTTTCAAGGAGGGGGCGACCGACACCGCCGCTGACAAGATGATGAAAGTGCTGGAAGCAGAAGCCGCCGCCGGATATTTGACCTGTGATAAGCCTGATTGA
- a CDS encoding DUF6809 family protein: MILEAMYNGEFYPCETVVPTSPEYRKAIQTCAALMEQLSQRLSKEDYALVEELRAQNAIAQCEESESHFKYGFSAGLIVQQEAHEQLQNKK; this comes from the coding sequence ATGATTTTGGAAGCCATGTATAACGGGGAGTTTTATCCCTGTGAAACCGTTGTTCCCACATCCCCGGAATACCGCAAGGCGATCCAAACCTGTGCGGCGTTGATGGAGCAGTTATCCCAGCGGCTCAGCAAAGAGGACTATGCTCTGGTGGAGGAACTCCGGGCGCAGAACGCTATCGCTCAGTGCGAAGAAAGTGAGAGCCATTTCAAGTATGGCTTTTCGGCGGGGCTGATTGTCCAGCAGGAGGCCCATGAACAGCTGCAAAACAAGAAATAA
- the mobQ gene encoding MobQ family relaxase, which translates to MAIYHLEAKIVSRGAGRSAVAAAAYLSCSRMLNEYDGVQHDYTRKQGLGWRQVFLPATAPVKWQDREILWNAVEETETAKDSRLAREFVAALPIELSREKQIQLLQDFIKEQFVADGMCADAAIHDPYPPGHNPHAHILLTVRPLDEKGKWQYKTEKEYLCVKDGEERGFTAAEFKQAQADGWEKQYQYKVGKKKVYMAPSAAQAQGYERVSKYPKSTKYGRQNPITERWNSDEQLVLWRAAWADVANHYLERTGHEERIDHRSHAERGLLERPTVHEGVVARAMEKKGIISDRCELNRQIKADNALLRELRGQVKKLAQAVKSTLPALAEAMENLRKNLLLFCYQLGYLRKGKERLNTSLNTLRPALAQYNQLAKDIRDKTKERRSLLSEKKALSAVHVFRHRELAAKIAALTEDLEELRSEKNLLLASLAYTEEDAADKFPKDIVAMEQSLERLEEQEQKYSAELDAALNEYAGLREQAQSVDPVQLYEARQAIRPGKEQEAESRAQQVYGEKYNPLLMFDSKKAVSRMLHEDMERQAVRRMMRQAQKEQQTLQKKKSEQER; encoded by the coding sequence ATGGCGATTTATCATTTGGAGGCTAAGATAGTCAGCCGTGGAGCCGGACGCTCCGCCGTAGCTGCTGCGGCCTATCTGAGCTGTTCTCGGATGCTCAACGAGTATGACGGGGTGCAGCACGACTACACCCGCAAACAGGGCCTTGGGTGGCGGCAGGTTTTTCTGCCAGCCACCGCCCCCGTAAAGTGGCAGGATCGAGAAATCCTGTGGAACGCTGTGGAGGAAACCGAAACCGCAAAGGACAGTCGCCTTGCCCGTGAATTTGTGGCGGCGCTGCCCATAGAACTGAGCCGGGAGAAACAAATCCAGCTTCTGCAAGATTTCATCAAGGAACAGTTTGTGGCAGACGGAATGTGCGCTGATGCTGCTATCCATGACCCGTATCCTCCCGGACACAATCCCCATGCCCATATCCTGCTGACGGTGCGCCCGCTGGATGAAAAGGGAAAATGGCAGTACAAGACCGAGAAAGAATATCTCTGCGTCAAAGACGGCGAAGAACGGGGCTTTACCGCCGCTGAGTTCAAACAGGCACAGGCCGACGGCTGGGAGAAACAGTACCAGTACAAAGTGGGAAAAAAGAAGGTGTATATGGCCCCGTCCGCAGCGCAGGCGCAGGGCTATGAACGGGTATCCAAATATCCTAAAAGCACCAAATATGGCAGGCAAAATCCCATCACAGAACGCTGGAACAGCGACGAGCAGCTTGTTTTGTGGCGGGCTGCATGGGCGGATGTGGCAAACCACTATCTGGAGCGCACCGGGCACGAAGAACGCATCGACCACCGCAGCCATGCCGAACGTGGCCTGCTGGAGCGGCCTACGGTCCATGAGGGGGTGGTTGCCAGAGCCATGGAGAAAAAGGGCATTATCTCTGACCGGTGCGAACTGAACCGGCAGATCAAGGCCGACAATGCCCTGCTCCGGGAGCTGAGAGGACAGGTCAAAAAGCTGGCGCAGGCAGTTAAAAGCACCCTACCGGCGCTTGCTGAGGCCATGGAGAATCTGCGTAAAAATCTACTGCTGTTCTGCTATCAGCTGGGGTATCTCCGCAAAGGCAAGGAACGCCTGAACACTTCGCTGAATACACTGCGCCCTGCCCTCGCACAGTACAATCAGCTTGCAAAGGACATTCGGGATAAGACGAAGGAGCGCCGCAGTCTGCTTTCCGAAAAAAAGGCACTCTCTGCGGTTCATGTATTCCGGCACCGGGAACTGGCGGCTAAGATTGCGGCTCTGACGGAGGATTTGGAGGAACTGCGTTCGGAGAAAAATCTGCTTCTGGCATCGCTGGCATATACCGAGGAAGATGCCGCCGATAAATTTCCCAAAGACATTGTAGCTATGGAACAGAGCCTAGAACGGTTGGAAGAACAGGAACAGAAATATTCTGCCGAGTTGGACGCTGCCCTGAACGAGTATGCCGGGCTTCGGGAGCAGGCACAGAGCGTTGATCCGGTGCAGCTGTATGAAGCAAGGCAGGCTATCCGCCCCGGTAAGGAGCAGGAAGCGGAGAGCCGGGCACAGCAGGTCTACGGCGAGAAGTACAACCCGCTGCTGATGTTTGACAGCAAAAAGGCGGTTTCCCGTATGCTTCATGAGGATATGGAGCGACAGGCGGTACGGAGAATGATGCGACAGGCGCAGAAGGAGCAGCAGACTCTTCAAAAGAAAAAGAGTGAGCAGGAACGGTAA
- a CDS encoding TnpV protein produces the protein MELTYTKCGDYLIPNLVLSDTKEYHIGKYGRLRRAYLKEHRPILYTDLIVTEKLFPHLEEIDTACRERLEIIEKAMMQQEGFTEALKSADQMAWVRSMNSIHNRAEEIVLAELVYC, from the coding sequence ATGGAACTGACTTACACCAAATGCGGCGACTATCTCATTCCCAACCTTGTGTTATCGGACACCAAAGAGTACCATATCGGGAAATATGGCCGGTTGCGCCGTGCCTACTTAAAAGAACACCGGCCCATTCTGTATACCGATCTTATTGTCACTGAAAAGCTGTTTCCCCATTTGGAGGAAATCGACACCGCCTGCCGGGAGCGGCTGGAAATTATCGAAAAAGCCATGATGCAGCAAGAGGGCTTCACAGAAGCCCTGAAATCTGCCGACCAGATGGCATGGGTGCGCTCCATGAACTCCATCCACAACAGGGCCGAGGAAATCGTCCTGGCGGAGTTGGTCTACTGTTGA
- a CDS encoding ATP-binding protein yields the protein MTDTIHNTILPMTDTTAEPEDYTGEDGLLYCGKCRKPKEAYFPEGKTFFGRDRHPSECDCQRAARKEREAAEKRRSHLETVERLKRQGFTDKTMQDWTFANDNGSCPQMKNAAGYVARWEQIKDGNYGLLLWGRVGTGKSYFAGCIANALMEQEVPVRMTNFAAILNDLAASFAGRNEYISRLCSFPLLIIDDFGMERGTEYGLEQVYNVIDSRYRSRKPLIVTTNLTLEELQHPEDTAHARIYDRLLEMCSPLCFTGENLRKAAAQGKMEQLKRLLAGKEICL from the coding sequence ATGACCGATACAATCCACAACACCATACTGCCTATGACCGACACCACAGCCGAGCCGGAGGATTACACCGGGGAGGACGGGCTTTTATACTGCGGCAAATGCCGGAAACCCAAAGAAGCCTATTTCCCGGAGGGCAAGACCTTTTTCGGGCGTGACCGCCACCCGTCAGAGTGCGACTGCCAGCGGGCAGCCCGTAAGGAACGGGAAGCCGCCGAGAAGCGGCGCAGCCACCTTGAAACGGTGGAACGGCTGAAACGGCAGGGCTTTACAGACAAGACCATGCAGGACTGGACATTTGCCAACGATAACGGCAGCTGCCCGCAGATGAAGAACGCCGCCGGATATGTGGCACGCTGGGAACAGATAAAGGACGGGAACTACGGGCTGCTCTTGTGGGGCAGGGTAGGCACTGGGAAAAGCTATTTTGCCGGGTGTATTGCAAACGCCCTCATGGAGCAGGAAGTCCCGGTGCGCATGACAAACTTTGCAGCAATATTAAACGACCTTGCCGCCAGCTTTGCGGGCAGGAACGAATATATTTCCCGCCTTTGCAGCTTCCCCCTGCTCATCATTGACGATTTTGGAATGGAGCGTGGCACAGAATACGGTCTGGAACAGGTCTACAATGTGATTGACAGCCGCTACCGGAGCAGGAAGCCGCTGATTGTGACGACCAACCTCACGCTGGAGGAATTGCAGCACCCGGAGGACACCGCCCACGCCCGGATTTATGACCGCCTGCTTGAAATGTGTTCCCCTCTCTGCTTTACCGGGGAGAATTTGAGGAAAGCCGCCGCACAGGGAAAAATGGAACAGCTGAAACGGCTGCTTGCCGGAAAGGAGATTTGCCTATGA
- a CDS encoding replication initiator protein A, with product MTAGTELPAYLPYPRFLLETDLSHTARELYALLLDRSTLSQKNGWQDSEGRTYIVYPIAEIAEMLDKGCTTIKGALNELDAAGLLERRRTGFSAANRLYVKVPPIPVVQFSDQLTDGKPPLIRAGNRPTDSRKTDLMTVGKPSPNQTNINNLIESQTKGASEGQPPAAYGRYKNVFLSDTELLELEQDFPGKWEYYLDRLSCHIASTGKQYQSHAATIYKWAQEDAAKEKPKKGIPDYSFKEGESL from the coding sequence ATGACCGCAGGAACGGAGCTGCCCGCTTACCTGCCTTACCCCCGTTTCCTGCTGGAAACAGACCTATCCCACACCGCAAGAGAGTTATATGCGCTGCTGTTAGACCGTTCCACCCTTTCGCAGAAGAACGGCTGGCAGGACAGCGAGGGACGGACATACATTGTCTACCCCATAGCAGAGATAGCGGAAATGCTGGATAAAGGCTGCACCACCATAAAGGGCGCACTGAACGAACTGGACGCTGCCGGGCTGCTGGAACGCAGACGGACGGGCTTTTCTGCCGCCAACCGTCTGTATGTGAAAGTGCCGCCTATCCCAGTGGTACAGTTTTCCGACCAACTGACGGACGGAAAACCGCCCCTCATAAGGGCGGGAAACCGACCAACTGACAGCCGGAAAACTGACCTTATGACGGTCGGAAAACCGTCCCCTAACCAAACTAATATAAACAACCTAATAGAGAGCCAAACAAAAGGAGCGAGTGAGGGGCAGCCCCCCGCCGCTTATGGCAGATATAAAAATGTATTTCTTTCTGACACAGAACTTTTGGAGCTGGAACAGGACTTCCCCGGCAAGTGGGAGTATTACCTTGACCGCCTTTCCTGCCACATCGCTTCCACCGGGAAGCAGTACCAGAGCCATGCAGCCACCATTTACAAGTGGGCGCAGGAGGACGCTGCCAAAGAGAAGCCAAAGAAAGGCATACCGGACTATTCATTCAAGGAGGGAGAAAGCCTATGA
- a CDS encoding recombinase family protein encodes MANRQTEEKITALYERLSRDDDLTGDSNSILNQKRYLESYAVQRGYTNIVHYTDDGWSGGNFDRPAWKRLVADIEAGKVAHLLCKDLSRIGRNYLQTGFYTEVMFRQNGVHFVAVANNIDSEEQDSGEFAPFLNIMNEWYLRDQSKKVSAAYRVKGKAGKPTTNNAIYGYKKDPEDKDHWLVDEEAAAVVRRIFRLAVEGHGPHEIAKILTQEKVECPAYYLARNGRGCRKNTVDTSRPYDWYGFTVNSMLTKPEYMGHTVNFRSSKKSYRDKRVKNDPSDWLIFENTHEAIVDPETWQLAQQVKRTVRRTDTTGVANPLTGLVFCADCGAKMYNHRGKRKKDRREYGTDFYNCSTYTLTFERETQMCFSHTVSTKALNALILETIRTTASYAIQNKEEFIQKVRSISQVRQQEAAKELKRKVAKERRRSAELDVLIKKLYETYAMGKLEEKRFELLCAEYEKEQAELEQLLASEQAQLDQFHEDTDRASHFLALAQKYTDFTELTAPMLHEFVEKILVHAPDRSTGERVQEIEIYLNFIGKFEVPMPGPTEEELAAEEKRRQKRIRDHEKYLRQKERKQKIAEGLIVPGEPYQLVCQCCGEPFQSVRPNAKFCKPACREKFYRQEKRKAKETETSQTA; translated from the coding sequence ATGGCAAACAGACAGACGGAAGAAAAAATCACTGCGCTCTATGAGCGCCTGTCCCGTGACGATGACCTCACGGGCGACTCGAACTCCATTCTGAACCAGAAACGTTATCTCGAAAGCTATGCAGTACAGCGGGGCTACACCAATATCGTCCACTACACAGACGATGGGTGGTCCGGCGGCAACTTTGACCGTCCCGCATGGAAGCGCCTTGTGGCGGACATCGAGGCGGGAAAGGTAGCCCATCTGCTGTGTAAGGACCTAAGTCGGATCGGCAGAAACTACCTGCAAACCGGCTTTTATACCGAGGTAATGTTCCGGCAGAATGGGGTTCATTTTGTTGCTGTCGCCAATAATATTGATAGCGAGGAACAGGACAGCGGCGAGTTTGCGCCCTTTCTCAATATCATGAACGAATGGTATCTGCGTGACCAGTCCAAAAAGGTTTCGGCAGCATACCGTGTCAAAGGCAAGGCGGGCAAGCCAACCACCAACAACGCCATCTATGGCTACAAAAAAGACCCGGAGGACAAGGACCACTGGCTGGTAGACGAGGAAGCCGCCGCCGTGGTGCGGCGGATCTTCCGGCTTGCGGTGGAGGGGCACGGTCCCCATGAGATCGCCAAGATACTCACACAGGAAAAGGTGGAGTGCCCCGCTTATTATCTGGCACGAAACGGTAGGGGCTGCCGAAAAAACACCGTGGACACCAGCCGCCCCTATGACTGGTACGGCTTCACGGTCAACTCCATGCTGACCAAGCCGGAGTATATGGGGCACACCGTTAATTTCCGTTCCTCTAAAAAGTCCTATCGGGATAAGCGGGTAAAAAATGACCCGTCCGACTGGCTGATCTTTGAGAACACCCACGAGGCCATTGTTGACCCGGAAACCTGGCAGCTGGCCCAGCAGGTGAAACGGACGGTGCGCCGAACAGATACCACTGGCGTCGCCAATCCCCTGACCGGCCTTGTGTTCTGTGCCGACTGCGGAGCCAAGATGTATAACCACCGGGGCAAGCGCAAAAAGGACAGGCGAGAGTATGGAACCGACTTCTATAACTGCTCCACCTATACCCTGACTTTTGAGCGTGAAACCCAGATGTGTTTTTCCCACACCGTCAGCACCAAGGCCCTGAACGCCCTGATTCTGGAAACCATCCGCACCACAGCCAGCTATGCCATCCAGAACAAGGAGGAATTTATTCAGAAAGTTCGCAGTATTTCACAGGTTCGCCAGCAGGAAGCGGCAAAGGAGCTGAAACGCAAGGTTGCCAAGGAGCGCAGGCGCAGCGCCGAGTTGGACGTGCTGATTAAAAAGTTGTATGAAACCTATGCCATGGGCAAGTTGGAAGAAAAAAGGTTCGAGCTGCTGTGTGCAGAATATGAAAAGGAACAGGCCGAACTGGAACAGCTGCTTGCCTCCGAGCAGGCACAGCTGGACCAGTTCCATGAGGACACGGACCGTGCCAGCCACTTTCTGGCGCTGGCACAGAAATATACGGATTTCACCGAGCTGACCGCCCCCATGCTCCATGAATTTGTGGAGAAAATTCTGGTTCATGCCCCGGACAGAAGCACCGGGGAGCGGGTGCAGGAAATTGAGATTTATCTGAATTTCATCGGGAAGTTTGAAGTGCCCATGCCCGGACCCACCGAGGAAGAACTGGCTGCGGAGGAAAAGCGCCGCCAGAAGCGCATCCGTGACCATGAAAAGTATCTGCGCCAGAAGGAGCGCAAACAAAAGATTGCTGAGGGGCTGATTGTTCCGGGTGAACCGTACCAGCTGGTATGCCAGTGCTGCGGAGAGCCGTTCCAGTCTGTCCGCCCTAACGCTAAATTTTGCAAACCCGCCTGCCGGGAGAAGTTCTACCGGCAGGAAAAGCGGAAAGCCAAAGAAACGGAAACATCACAAACTGCATAA
- a CDS encoding virulence RhuM family protein, with the protein MSEEQGLTPYETREILFYKTENGEVRVEILLFQENLWLTQAKMAELFEVQKAAISKHLKNIFESGELSEDSVVSKMETTAADGKRYQTNYYNLDAIIAVGYRVNSKKATMFRIWANRVLKEFIIKGYVMDDARLREPENFFGKDYFEEQLERIRDIRASERRFYQKITDIYSQCSADYDVESPITKEFFATVQNKLHYAVTHHTAAEIVYGRADSTKPNMGLTTWKNAPKGRIRKSDVTVAKNYLNETEMRNLNEIVTMYLDYAERQARRGNVMYMADWVKRLDAFLQFNEEDILHDKGKVNAAIAKAFAEKEFEKFRVLQDRTYQSDFDRLVAETSDDLTE; encoded by the coding sequence ATGAGTGAGGAACAGGGACTGACCCCGTATGAAACCAGAGAAATCCTCTTTTACAAGACCGAAAATGGAGAAGTGCGGGTGGAAATCCTGCTCTTTCAGGAAAACCTCTGGCTAACACAGGCAAAAATGGCAGAGCTGTTCGAGGTACAGAAAGCGGCCATTTCCAAGCATCTGAAAAATATCTTTGAATCCGGCGAACTGAGCGAGGATTCAGTTGTTTCCAAAATGGAAACAACTGCGGCGGACGGGAAACGGTATCAGACCAACTATTACAATCTGGATGCCATTATCGCTGTGGGGTATCGTGTGAACTCCAAAAAGGCGACCATGTTCCGCATTTGGGCAAACAGAGTGTTGAAAGAGTTCATCATCAAAGGTTATGTGATGGATGACGCACGGCTGCGGGAGCCGGAGAACTTTTTCGGCAAGGATTATTTCGAGGAACAGCTGGAGCGTATCCGGGACATCCGGGCCAGCGAGAGAAGATTTTACCAGAAAATCACGGACATCTATTCCCAGTGCAGTGCCGACTACGATGTGGAAAGCCCTATTACAAAGGAGTTTTTCGCCACGGTGCAGAATAAGCTCCACTATGCGGTCACCCATCATACCGCCGCCGAGATCGTATATGGCCGTGCCGACAGCACTAAGCCCAACATGGGGCTTACCACATGGAAAAACGCCCCCAAAGGCCGTATCCGCAAATCGGATGTCACCGTCGCCAAAAACTATCTGAACGAAACGGAAATGCGAAACCTGAACGAGATCGTCACCATGTACCTTGACTATGCGGAACGGCAGGCCCGCCGGGGAAATGTCATGTATATGGCCGATTGGGTCAAGCGGCTTGACGCATTTTTACAGTTCAACGAGGAAGATATTCTGCATGATAAAGGCAAGGTGAACGCCGCCATCGCCAAAGCCTTTGCTGAGAAAGAGTTTGAAAAGTTCCGGGTATTGCAGGATCGGACCTATCAGAGCGACTTTGACCGGCTGGTTGCGGAAACTTCGGATGATCTGACAGAATAA
- a CDS encoding transposon-encoded TnpW family protein yields the protein MADKNAVFLTRHIGKTTYKVRVYLSETAEETMEDKILRLIRNDGLANQPECGIMELPQMSRPSERSA from the coding sequence ATGGCAGATAAAAACGCCGTGTTTCTGACCCGGCACATTGGCAAGACCACCTATAAAGTTCGTGTCTACCTCAGCGAAACCGCCGAGGAAACGATGGAAGATAAAATTCTGCGGCTGATCCGCAATGACGGGCTGGCAAACCAGCCGGAATGTGGTATAATGGAACTGCCACAAATGAGCCGTCCGTCTGAAAGGAGCGCCTGA
- a CDS encoding CHC2 zinc finger domain-containing protein, with protein MTLFELVKQNICVPDAAKHYGLQVNRNGMCSCPFHEDQHPSMKLNERYFYCFGCGATGDVIDFVARLFGLNSYEAAQKLAQDFGIDPDKPPAAIALPKPERPLLKAYRQEEVRCLQVLCDYLHLLESWKVQYAPKTPEDVLDDRFVEACQMLDYVEYLADLLIAAELEHRVKIVEMLNKDGLIAGLEERLDRLKKEDGAYEKQNAA; from the coding sequence ATGACACTCTTTGAACTGGTAAAACAGAATATTTGTGTGCCGGATGCAGCGAAACACTATGGGCTGCAAGTCAACCGAAATGGGATGTGCAGTTGTCCGTTCCATGAGGACCAACACCCCAGCATGAAGCTGAACGAACGGTATTTTTACTGTTTCGGTTGTGGAGCCACCGGCGATGTGATTGACTTTGTGGCAAGGCTGTTTGGCCTGAACAGTTACGAAGCAGCGCAGAAACTGGCACAGGATTTCGGGATTGACCCGGACAAGCCCCCGGCGGCAATCGCCTTACCAAAACCGGAGCGTCCTCTGCTGAAAGCATACCGGCAGGAAGAAGTGCGCTGTCTGCAGGTGCTGTGTGATTATCTGCATCTTCTGGAAAGCTGGAAGGTGCAGTACGCACCCAAGACACCGGAAGATGTTCTGGATGACCGGTTTGTGGAAGCCTGCCAGATGCTGGACTATGTGGAGTATCTGGCGGATTTGCTCATTGCCGCCGAACTGGAACATCGGGTGAAAATCGTGGAAATGCTGAACAAGGATGGCCTGATTGCCGGTTTGGAGGAACGGCTGGACAGACTGAAAAAGGAGGACGGTGCCTATGAAAAACAAAACGCAGCTTGA